Proteins from a genomic interval of Phycisphaerae bacterium:
- the rplV gene encoding 50S ribosomal protein L22 codes for MAAWTSTHRYARISPRKARLVTQLIAGRHVDEALELLKYTKKRACTLVDKVLRTAMADADEQEGNVKKLYVHEARVDCGPTIKRFQPKDRGRAHSILKRTSHIVVTVGEGPRK; via the coding sequence ATGGCAGCGTGGACATCGACACATCGATATGCACGAATCAGCCCGCGGAAGGCGCGGTTGGTGACACAGCTCATCGCCGGTCGGCACGTGGACGAGGCGCTGGAGCTTTTGAAGTACACGAAGAAGCGGGCGTGCACGCTGGTGGACAAGGTTCTGCGAACGGCAATGGCCGACGCGGATGAGCAGGAAGGGAACGTCAAGAAGTTGTACGTCCACGAGGCGCGGGTCGATTGCGGCCCGACGATCAAGCGCTTTCAGCCGAAGGACCGCGGCCGGGCGCATTCGATCCTGAAACGAACGAGCCACATCGTGGTGACGGTGGGCGAAGGCCCGAGAAAGTAA
- a CDS encoding zf-HC2 domain-containing protein, with protein MNTCRELIDFLGDYLSGELPAAQRAEFERHLAMCPPCVAYLKSYEQTIKLGKCACSDADENPPEELIKAILAARSKMDS; from the coding sequence ATGAACACCTGCCGCGAGCTGATCGACTTCCTTGGTGACTACCTCTCCGGCGAACTCCCCGCCGCCCAACGCGCGGAATTCGAGCGCCATCTGGCGATGTGCCCCCCATGCGTCGCCTATCTCAAGTCGTACGAGCAGACAATCAAACTCGGCAAATGCGCGTGCTCCGACGCCGACGAGAATCCCCCGGAAGAGTTGATCAAGGCAATCCTTGCTGCGCGGTCCAAAATGGACTCGTAG
- a CDS encoding aldehyde dehydrogenase family protein gives MHEVLKRLGLEQVNAGAFCGKWMGSDVKLDSISPIDGKVIASVAQATPGEYEQVVQAAAKAFESWRLVPAPQRGEVIRQLGNALRAAKRDLGELVTLEMGKIRAEGEGEVQEMIDICDFAVGLSRQLYGLTMHSERPGHRMYEQWHPLGVVGVISAFNFPVAVWSWNSALSAVCGNATLWKPSSKTPLTAVAVTMIAERVCRDNKVDPAIFSLVIGRGSTVGELLINDRRIPLVSATGSCRMGYRIGEVVGKRLGRTILELGGNNGIIITPEADLDLAVRAIVFGSVGTAGQRCTSTRRIIVHESIRKTLTDRLVAAYKQVKIGNPLSEATLMGPLIDKAAVEEMKKALAQLRAEGGEILCGGETLSGDGYAGGCYVTPAIALAKNEYKIVQAETFAPILYVIDYKTMDEAIRLHNGVPQGLSSAIFTRNLLEAERFLSSVGSDCGIANVNIGTSGAEIGGAFGGEKETGGGRESGSDSWKAYMRRQTNTINYTKELPLAQGIRFGE, from the coding sequence ATGCATGAAGTATTGAAGAGACTGGGGCTGGAGCAGGTGAACGCCGGGGCCTTCTGCGGCAAATGGATGGGCTCGGACGTGAAACTCGATTCGATCTCGCCGATCGATGGAAAGGTCATTGCATCGGTCGCGCAGGCTACGCCGGGCGAATACGAACAGGTGGTGCAGGCCGCGGCGAAGGCGTTTGAATCGTGGCGGCTCGTGCCCGCCCCGCAGCGCGGCGAAGTGATCCGTCAGCTCGGCAATGCCCTCCGCGCGGCCAAGCGCGACCTCGGTGAACTCGTCACGCTGGAGATGGGCAAGATCCGCGCCGAGGGCGAAGGCGAAGTGCAGGAGATGATTGATATTTGCGACTTCGCCGTCGGGCTTTCGCGGCAACTTTACGGGCTGACGATGCACTCGGAGCGACCGGGGCACCGGATGTACGAGCAGTGGCATCCGCTGGGCGTCGTCGGCGTCATCAGCGCGTTCAACTTCCCCGTCGCTGTATGGTCGTGGAATTCGGCGCTCTCGGCGGTCTGCGGCAATGCGACGCTGTGGAAGCCGTCGAGCAAGACGCCGCTCACGGCGGTGGCGGTCACGATGATCGCCGAGCGCGTGTGCCGGGACAACAAGGTCGATCCGGCGATCTTCAGCCTGGTGATCGGCCGCGGGTCGACGGTCGGCGAGTTGCTGATCAATGATCGGCGCATTCCGCTCGTTTCGGCGACGGGTTCGTGCAGGATGGGCTATCGCATCGGCGAGGTGGTGGGCAAGCGGCTGGGCCGGACGATCCTGGAACTCGGAGGAAACAACGGCATCATCATCACCCCGGAGGCCGATCTCGACCTGGCGGTGCGGGCGATCGTCTTCGGCTCGGTCGGAACGGCCGGGCAGCGCTGTACGAGCACGCGGCGGATCATTGTCCACGAGTCCATCCGCAAGACGCTGACCGACCGGCTGGTGGCGGCGTACAAGCAGGTGAAGATCGGGAATCCCTTGAGCGAGGCAACGTTGATGGGCCCGCTGATCGACAAGGCCGCCGTCGAGGAGATGAAGAAGGCGCTGGCGCAGCTTCGGGCGGAGGGCGGGGAGATACTCTGCGGGGGCGAAACGCTCTCGGGTGACGGCTACGCCGGCGGTTGCTACGTCACGCCGGCCATCGCCCTGGCGAAGAACGAATACAAGATCGTCCAGGCAGAGACATTTGCGCCGATTCTCTATGTGATTGACTACAAGACGATGGACGAGGCGATCCGGCTGCATAACGGCGTGCCACAGGGGCTGTCGAGCGCGATCTTCACACGAAACCTGCTGGAGGCCGAGCGGTTCCTGTCCAGCGTCGGCAGCGATTGCGGCATCGCCAACGTGAACATCGGCACGAGCGGCGCGGAGATTGGCGGGGCCTTCGGCGGCGAGAAGGAGACCGGCGGCGGTCGCGAGAGCGGAAGCGACAGCTGGAAGGCGTACATGCGCCGGCAGACCAACACGATCAACTACACGAAGGAGTTGCCGCTGGCGCAGGGGATCAGGTTTGGGGAATGA
- the rpsS gene encoding 30S ribosomal protein S19 gives MGRSLKKGPFVDPRLFEKVERAVRDGSHEAIKTWARRCTIPPEFVGKSFDVHNGKIFKRVFVTEDMVGHKLGEFSLTRIWKGHGSGRKTEEAAAGGAPAGPAKK, from the coding sequence ATGGGACGCAGCTTAAAGAAGGGACCGTTTGTGGACCCGCGGCTTTTTGAGAAGGTCGAGCGGGCGGTGCGCGACGGGAGCCACGAGGCGATCAAGACGTGGGCGCGGCGGTGCACGATTCCGCCGGAGTTCGTGGGCAAGTCGTTCGACGTTCACAACGGCAAGATTTTCAAGCGGGTGTTCGTGACGGAAGACATGGTCGGGCACAAGCTCGGCGAGTTCAGCCTGACCCGGATTTGGAAGGGTCATGGCAGCGGCAGGAAGACCGAGGAAGCGGCGGCCGGCGGAGCGCCTGCGGGCCCGGCGAAGAAGTAG
- the rplC gene encoding 50S ribosomal protein L3, producing MNAAILGRKVGMTRVFAEDGASVPVTVVEAGPCPVLQVKTKETDGYEAVQLGFLDAKASRSTRPQIGHTRKAQSKPQKFVREIRLHEPTERKVGEKISVEVFSEQEIKYVDVVGTSIGKGFQGVMKRHHFGGQPATHGTERKHRSAGGIGASGNRGFGRCIKKGKKMPGHMGHERITVRNQKLISVDKDRNLLLIEGAIPGPDGGYVVVYQAKTKGAPSKKGK from the coding sequence ATGAATGCAGCGATTTTAGGCAGAAAAGTCGGCATGACCCGCGTGTTCGCGGAGGACGGCGCTTCCGTGCCCGTGACGGTGGTGGAGGCAGGTCCCTGTCCGGTCCTTCAAGTGAAGACGAAGGAGACGGACGGCTACGAGGCGGTGCAACTCGGGTTCCTGGACGCCAAGGCCAGCCGAAGCACACGACCGCAGATCGGCCATACGCGGAAGGCACAGTCGAAGCCGCAGAAGTTCGTGCGGGAGATTCGGCTGCACGAACCGACGGAGCGCAAGGTCGGGGAAAAGATCAGCGTCGAGGTGTTTTCCGAACAAGAGATCAAGTACGTCGACGTGGTGGGGACGAGCATCGGCAAGGGATTTCAGGGGGTCATGAAGCGGCATCATTTCGGCGGGCAACCGGCCACGCACGGGACCGAGCGCAAGCACCGGTCGGCGGGCGGCATCGGGGCCTCCGGTAATCGCGGTTTCGGCCGATGCATCAAGAAGGGCAAGAAGATGCCGGGGCATATGGGCCATGAGCGAATTACGGTTCGAAACCAGAAGCTGATCTCGGTGGACAAGGATCGAAATCTGCTGCTCATCGAGGGGGCGATTCCTGGTCCGGACGGCGGTTACGTGGTGGTGTACCAGGCGAAGACGAAGGGCGCCCCGAGTAAGAAGGGCAAGTAG
- the rplD gene encoding 50S ribosomal protein L4, with the protein MIEIPVLNIKGEKVGSEKLDPASLGGKVRLDLLKQAVVTYRANQRQGTVTTKSRGMVHGSSKKLYRQKGTGRARAGNLRTPVRVGGGHAFAKVNRDFSKKLSRKMRRAARDSAILAKAISGTAMIVDGLKFDAPKTATMSKMLKATKADRGALLAYATDDANMLLSGRNIPNFDIKRVGDINAYEVMKARRLIFTPEAFAAFRKEPSGAARSAKV; encoded by the coding sequence ATGATTGAGATACCGGTGCTGAACATCAAGGGCGAGAAGGTGGGGAGCGAGAAGCTCGACCCGGCGTCGCTCGGCGGGAAGGTGCGACTGGACCTGCTCAAGCAGGCGGTAGTGACGTACCGCGCCAATCAACGGCAGGGGACAGTGACGACGAAGAGTCGGGGGATGGTCCACGGTTCTTCGAAAAAGCTGTACCGGCAGAAGGGGACGGGCCGGGCGCGAGCGGGCAATCTACGGACGCCGGTTCGCGTGGGCGGCGGTCATGCGTTTGCGAAGGTGAACCGGGATTTTTCGAAGAAGCTGTCGCGAAAGATGCGGCGTGCGGCGCGAGACTCGGCGATTCTGGCGAAGGCGATATCGGGGACGGCGATGATCGTCGATGGACTCAAGTTTGACGCGCCGAAGACGGCGACGATGTCCAAGATGCTGAAGGCGACGAAGGCGGATCGCGGGGCGCTGCTGGCGTACGCGACGGACGACGCCAATATGCTGCTCTCGGGGCGGAACATCCCGAATTTCGACATCAAGCGCGTCGGCGACATCAACGCGTATGAAGTGATGAAGGCCCGGCGGCTGATCTTTACGCCGGAGGCCTTCGCGGCGTTTCGGAAGGAACCGAGCGGGGCGGCCCGTTCGGCGAAGGTTTAG
- the rpsJ gene encoding 30S ribosomal protein S10 — protein MALDRIRIRMEAYDHRALDGSAREIVEHAKRTNARVRGPIPLPTRIERYTVLRSPHVDKKSREQFEMRTHKRVIDIFEPTARTVEALNRLVVPAGVFVKIRA, from the coding sequence GTGGCACTCGATCGAATTCGCATTCGAATGGAAGCCTACGATCATCGCGCGCTGGATGGCTCAGCGCGGGAGATTGTGGAGCACGCGAAGCGCACGAATGCGCGGGTGCGGGGACCGATCCCGCTGCCGACGCGGATCGAGCGGTACACGGTCTTGCGCAGCCCGCACGTCGATAAGAAGTCCCGCGAGCAGTTCGAGATGCGAACGCACAAGCGGGTGATTGATATTTTCGAGCCGACGGCTCGGACGGTGGAAGCCCTCAACCGGCTGGTGGTGCCGGCGGGCGTTTTTGTAAAGATCAGGGCGTAG
- a CDS encoding PQQ-binding-like beta-propeller repeat protein, with protein sequence MIQSRTVLIAALMAMGLFVEAFGEGAPRGADRNWHAWRGPLATGEAPKADPAVEWGEKKNVRWKVEIPGRGHAAPIVWGDRVYIQTAVETSKEAEAAADVAGDVPVFATLQPGGSPPEGERRRGGGRGGRGRNRPPAPKNLYDFKVLALDRKTGKTVWSKTVREEKPHEAGHSDASQASNSPVTDGEHLYAYFGSRGLYGLTLDGKVEWEVDLGDMRTRNEFGEGSSPVLHGDTLIINWDHEGNDFIVAFDKKTGKERWRVERDEPTSWSTPIVVEVEGKPQVVVTATNRVVAYDVETGKEIWSCGGMTANTIPSPMAADGLLYAISGFRGAALLAIDYAKAKGDITETPAIAWTYDRDTPYVPSATLYNGRLYFVDNNRPLLSCLDAKTGKPHYEKERLAGIDGVYASLVAAKGRIYVVGRDGTTLVIKDGPKFEVLATNELEDGFDASPAIAGDELFLRGTKHLYCIADTD encoded by the coding sequence ATGATTCAATCGCGTACGGTGCTGATCGCGGCGTTGATGGCAATGGGACTGTTTGTGGAGGCGTTCGGGGAGGGCGCGCCGCGCGGGGCGGACAGGAATTGGCATGCCTGGCGGGGACCGCTGGCGACCGGGGAGGCCCCCAAGGCCGATCCGGCGGTCGAGTGGGGCGAGAAGAAGAACGTCCGTTGGAAAGTCGAGATTCCCGGTCGCGGACATGCCGCGCCGATCGTCTGGGGCGATCGCGTCTACATTCAGACGGCGGTGGAGACATCAAAGGAAGCGGAGGCGGCGGCGGATGTTGCCGGCGACGTGCCGGTCTTTGCGACGTTGCAGCCGGGCGGCAGTCCGCCGGAAGGTGAGCGGCGCCGCGGGGGCGGGCGAGGCGGGCGCGGGCGCAATCGGCCGCCGGCGCCGAAGAACTTGTACGACTTCAAGGTGCTGGCGCTGGATCGTAAGACCGGCAAGACTGTCTGGTCCAAGACGGTGCGTGAGGAAAAGCCGCACGAGGCGGGTCATTCGGACGCGTCGCAGGCGTCGAATTCGCCGGTCACGGACGGCGAGCATCTCTACGCGTACTTCGGATCGCGCGGGCTCTATGGCCTGACGTTGGATGGGAAGGTGGAGTGGGAGGTTGACCTGGGGGACATGCGGACGCGGAACGAGTTCGGCGAGGGCAGTTCGCCGGTACTGCATGGCGACACACTGATCATCAACTGGGATCACGAGGGAAACGATTTCATCGTCGCCTTCGACAAGAAGACCGGCAAGGAACGCTGGCGGGTGGAGCGCGACGAGCCGACGTCGTGGTCCACGCCGATCGTGGTGGAGGTGGAGGGCAAGCCGCAGGTGGTAGTGACGGCAACGAACCGCGTTGTCGCCTATGACGTGGAGACGGGAAAGGAGATCTGGTCGTGCGGCGGCATGACGGCCAACACGATCCCGTCGCCGATGGCGGCCGACGGTCTGCTCTACGCCATCAGCGGGTTCCGGGGCGCGGCGCTTCTGGCGATCGACTATGCGAAGGCCAAGGGCGACATTACGGAAACGCCGGCGATTGCGTGGACGTACGATCGCGATACGCCCTATGTTCCCTCCGCCACGCTTTACAACGGGCGGCTCTACTTCGTGGACAACAACCGGCCGCTCCTGTCATGCCTGGATGCGAAGACCGGCAAGCCGCACTACGAAAAGGAGCGGCTGGCGGGGATCGATGGCGTGTACGCCTCGCTGGTGGCGGCGAAGGGACGGATCTATGTGGTCGGTCGCGATGGGACGACGCTGGTGATCAAGGATGGACCAAAGTTCGAGGTGCTGGCGACGAACGAACTCGAGGACGGATTCGATGCGTCGCCGGCCATCGCGGGGGACGAGCTGTTCCTGCGGGGAACAAAGCACTTGTACTGTATTGCCGACACGGATTAA
- the rplW gene encoding 50S ribosomal protein L23 translates to MDIYHVIRRPLVTEKGTHQSKQSFGATRTRAGRGGAYSFEVHPGANKIEIRDAIEKIYSVKVANVRTSVHAGKRRRYRFKTGLTRGWKKAVVVLEPNFHIDLF, encoded by the coding sequence ATGGATATCTACCATGTGATCCGGCGGCCGCTCGTGACCGAGAAAGGCACGCACCAAAGCAAGCAGTCGTTCGGGGCGACGCGGACGCGCGCCGGCCGCGGCGGGGCGTACAGTTTCGAGGTCCACCCCGGGGCGAACAAGATCGAGATTCGGGACGCGATTGAGAAGATTTACAGCGTGAAGGTCGCCAATGTGCGGACGAGCGTCCACGCTGGGAAACGGCGGCGGTATCGTTTCAAGACGGGATTGACTCGCGGCTGGAAGAAGGCCGTGGTGGTATTGGAACCGAATTTTCATATAGACCTGTTTTAG
- a CDS encoding PEP-CTERM sorting domain-containing protein (PEP-CTERM proteins occur, often in large numbers, in the proteomes of bacteria that also encode an exosortase, a predicted intramembrane cysteine proteinase. The presence of a PEP-CTERM domain at a protein's C-terminus predicts cleavage within the sorting domain, followed by covalent anchoring to some some component of the (usually Gram-negative) cell surface. Many PEP-CTERM proteins exhibit an unusual sequence composition that includes large numbers of potential glycosylation sites. Expression of one such protein has been shown restore the ability of a bacterium to form floc, a type of biofilm.) has translation MRITALITGLVLLAVSPANAVFIGFDSEPNDTTGTADPLISDDGDFNTPTCTLSADVGFGTLAAGNVDFYSVFIPAGCILTATTTPLSPFGSVPDTLLAMFNPALIPGSTNDDAGNHVNGTGSNRGSTIRFLSLVSQTYQVGVTGFLDSDFNGTGHTQNGDYLLTVSITPEPATIGLLVGGLLIGLRRRVR, from the coding sequence ATGCGAATCACAGCACTTATTACGGGATTGGTTTTGTTGGCGGTTAGCCCCGCTAACGCGGTTTTCATTGGTTTCGATTCGGAGCCGAATGACACCACTGGAACGGCGGATCCGTTGATCAGCGATGATGGTGATTTCAACACCCCGACCTGTACCCTCAGCGCGGACGTTGGATTCGGCACATTGGCTGCCGGCAACGTCGACTTCTACAGCGTCTTCATCCCGGCGGGATGCATCCTGACCGCGACCACGACTCCGCTGAGCCCGTTCGGCAGCGTTCCTGACACGCTTCTCGCTATGTTTAATCCCGCCCTGATCCCGGGTTCCACCAACGACGATGCCGGGAATCACGTCAATGGTACGGGTTCAAACCGCGGATCGACGATCCGGTTTTTGAGCCTGGTATCGCAGACGTACCAAGTCGGCGTTACGGGTTTTCTCGATTCTGATTTTAACGGCACCGGTCACACTCAAAACGGCGATTATCTTTTGACGGTCAGCATCACCCCTGAGCCGGCGACGATTGGTTTGCTGGTCGGCGGCCTGTTGATCGGCCTGCGACGCCGCGTTCGCTAA
- a CDS encoding sigma-70 family RNA polymerase sigma factor, whose product MGILMFMDGIDDSTLRQDESALLAGLQADDDDAFARFVHEYTGPMRAVARRILANDEDADDAVQEAFLSAFKALGSFAGQSRLSTWLHRIVVNAALMKLRARRRNPERSIDDQLPKFLADGHQSEPAVSWQRSTEDLIASRETRDVVRQSIDRLPETYRTVLVLRDIEELDTEETARLLGININAVKTRLHRARQALRTLLDPYMRGTTR is encoded by the coding sequence ATGGGTATTCTGATGTTCATGGATGGGATTGACGATTCCACCTTGCGCCAGGACGAGTCAGCCCTTCTGGCGGGACTTCAGGCCGACGACGACGACGCCTTCGCTCGCTTCGTCCACGAGTACACCGGCCCCATGCGCGCCGTCGCCCGCCGTATCCTCGCCAACGACGAAGACGCCGACGACGCCGTACAGGAGGCCTTCCTCTCTGCGTTTAAGGCTCTCGGCTCCTTCGCCGGTCAGTCACGCCTTTCCACGTGGCTGCACCGGATCGTCGTCAACGCCGCGCTCATGAAACTGCGGGCGCGCCGCCGCAATCCTGAACGATCCATCGACGACCAGCTCCCCAAGTTCCTCGCCGACGGTCACCAATCCGAACCCGCCGTCTCCTGGCAGCGATCGACCGAGGACCTCATCGCCTCGCGGGAAACGCGCGACGTCGTCCGCCAATCCATCGATCGGCTGCCGGAGACCTATCGAACGGTCCTGGTACTACGGGATATCGAGGAACTGGACACCGAAGAAACTGCCCGGCTATTAGGCATCAACATCAACGCGGTCAAGACGCGCCTGCACCGCGCCCGCCAGGCGCTGCGCACGCTTCTCGATCCGTATATGCGGGGGACCACGAGATGA
- the fusA gene encoding elongation factor G, which yields MSETSDGSDSGRPSALARVRNIGIAAHIDAGKTTTTERILFYTGRTHRMGEVDDGTTTTDFDEQEQNRGITIFSAAVTCPWKDHRINLIDTPGHVDFTAEVERSLRVLDGAVVVFDAKEGVEAQSETVWRQARKYHVPCLFFVNKMDKIGADFFMSVASTEKRLEAHPVPVQIPIGAESTFSGVIDLLTMKALRFTGPQGTIVTEEEIPESLSEEVRHWRHHLEEKVSETDDGLMHKYLEEEALGEAEIKAALRRATIAGKLHPVFCGSALKNTGVQPLLDGVVDYLPSPVERPPVDGVVSPDDPTKVARKPSRDEPFAAMVFKIVAEKPLDLYYLRIYSGFLKSGSRVFNANTGNKENLSRMFRMFAKRREQIDEASAGDIVAGVGLKEALTGHTLCDARAPIVLERIEFPTPVISVSVEPKNTKDKEAMGEVLAKMARQDPTFRYGIDAETGQTIISGMGELHLEVLTYRLEHDYRVPVSVGRPLVAYREAITHAAEAEARFIRQTGGRGQYAVVTLRVEPIAVEKGHDAFEFVDATTGGAVRREFVNAVERGAREGMQMGVLAGYEVLNVRATLLDGKEHDVDSSELAFENAGRLAIEEAMKKAGPVLLEPIMKLQVTVPDEYFGAVSGDISARRGLIQDTEMRGRQRVIHAQAPLSELFQYATKLRTLSQGRAGHSMEPLAYEPMPPGLQQELLRKHGYIE from the coding sequence ATGTCGGAAACCTCGGACGGGAGCGATAGCGGCAGACCCTCGGCCCTGGCCAGGGTACGCAACATCGGGATTGCGGCACATATCGACGCGGGGAAGACGACCACGACCGAACGCATCCTGTTCTATACGGGCCGGACGCATCGGATGGGGGAGGTCGATGACGGGACGACCACCACGGATTTCGACGAGCAGGAGCAGAACCGCGGGATCACGATCTTCAGCGCGGCGGTGACCTGTCCGTGGAAGGACCATCGGATCAATCTGATTGACACGCCGGGGCACGTCGATTTTACGGCGGAGGTCGAGCGGAGCCTGCGCGTACTCGATGGGGCGGTCGTCGTGTTCGACGCGAAGGAGGGCGTGGAGGCGCAGTCGGAGACGGTGTGGCGGCAGGCGCGGAAGTACCACGTTCCCTGTCTTTTCTTCGTCAACAAGATGGACAAGATCGGGGCGGATTTTTTCATGTCCGTGGCGTCGACCGAGAAGCGCCTGGAGGCGCATCCGGTGCCGGTGCAGATTCCGATCGGGGCCGAGTCGACGTTTTCGGGGGTGATCGATCTGCTGACGATGAAGGCGCTGCGCTTCACGGGTCCGCAGGGAACCATTGTCACGGAGGAGGAGATTCCCGAGTCGCTCTCGGAAGAAGTGCGACATTGGCGACATCATCTGGAAGAGAAAGTGTCCGAGACGGACGACGGATTGATGCACAAGTACCTCGAGGAGGAGGCGCTGGGCGAGGCGGAGATCAAGGCGGCGCTGCGGCGGGCGACGATCGCGGGGAAGCTGCACCCGGTCTTCTGCGGATCGGCGCTGAAGAACACCGGCGTCCAACCGCTGCTGGACGGCGTCGTGGACTATCTCCCGTCGCCGGTCGAGCGACCGCCGGTGGATGGGGTGGTGTCGCCGGATGATCCGACGAAGGTTGCAAGGAAGCCGTCGCGGGATGAGCCGTTTGCGGCGATGGTGTTCAAAATCGTGGCGGAGAAGCCGCTGGATTTGTATTACCTGCGGATTTACAGCGGATTTCTCAAGAGTGGCTCGCGGGTGTTCAACGCGAATACGGGTAACAAGGAAAACCTCAGCCGGATGTTCCGCATGTTCGCGAAGCGGCGCGAGCAGATCGACGAGGCGTCGGCGGGCGATATCGTCGCGGGCGTCGGGCTGAAGGAGGCGCTGACGGGGCACACGCTCTGCGACGCGCGGGCGCCGATCGTCCTGGAGCGGATCGAGTTCCCCACGCCGGTCATCAGCGTGTCGGTCGAGCCAAAGAACACGAAGGACAAGGAGGCGATGGGGGAGGTGCTGGCCAAGATGGCCCGGCAGGATCCGACGTTTCGCTATGGGATCGACGCGGAGACGGGGCAGACGATTATCAGCGGGATGGGCGAGCTGCACCTGGAGGTGCTGACCTACCGGCTGGAGCACGATTATCGCGTGCCGGTGAGCGTAGGGCGACCGCTGGTGGCGTATCGGGAGGCGATCACGCACGCCGCGGAGGCGGAGGCACGGTTCATTCGGCAGACCGGCGGGCGTGGGCAGTACGCGGTGGTGACGCTGCGGGTCGAGCCGATCGCGGTGGAAAAGGGACACGACGCGTTTGAGTTTGTGGATGCGACGACCGGGGGGGCGGTGCGGCGGGAGTTCGTGAACGCCGTGGAGCGCGGGGCGCGAGAGGGGATGCAGATGGGGGTGCTGGCGGGGTACGAGGTGCTGAACGTGCGGGCGACGCTGCTGGACGGGAAGGAACACGACGTGGACAGTTCGGAGCTGGCGTTTGAGAACGCGGGGCGGCTGGCGATAGAAGAGGCGATGAAGAAAGCGGGGCCAGTGCTGCTCGAACCGATCATGAAGCTGCAGGTGACGGTGCCGGACGAGTACTTCGGGGCTGTCAGCGGGGACATCAGCGCGCGGCGGGGGCTGATTCAGGATACGGAGATGCGGGGCAGGCAACGCGTGATCCATGCGCAGGCGCCGCTTTCGGAATTGTTTCAGTACGCGACGAAACTGCGGACGCTGTCGCAGGGACGGGCGGGACATTCGATGGAGCCGCTGGCGTATGAGCCGATGCCGCCGGGATTGCAGCAGGAGCTTTTGCGCAAACATGGGTACATCGAATGA
- the rplB gene encoding 50S ribosomal protein L2: MGIKIYKKTTAGRRQSSVNDFAELTDRKRRPFKSLCRPMVSTGGRNNQGFTTSRFRGGGHKKLYRVIDFKRNKDGVTAAVEAIEYDPNRNCFIALVRYADGEHRYILAPNGLKAGDKVMSGSGVEPKLGYTMPLAEVPVGMDVHNIEMIAGQGGKLVRSAGGAAKLAAREALWATIILPSGEMRQVRVECRATIGQLGNVDYKNISWGKAGRSRFRGRRPHVRGTAQNPVAHPLGGGEGRSGGGRHPCSPTGVLAKGGRTRNPRLNSNRRILRRRKSRRYGQVSLPRKK; encoded by the coding sequence ATGGGTATCAAGATCTACAAGAAGACGACCGCGGGACGACGGCAGTCCAGCGTGAACGACTTCGCGGAGTTGACGGATCGCAAGCGGCGGCCGTTCAAGTCGCTGTGTCGGCCGATGGTTTCGACCGGGGGGCGCAACAATCAGGGATTCACGACGTCGCGGTTTCGCGGCGGCGGGCACAAGAAGCTGTATCGGGTGATCGACTTCAAGCGGAACAAGGACGGGGTGACGGCGGCGGTGGAAGCGATCGAGTATGACCCGAACCGGAACTGCTTTATCGCGCTGGTGCGCTACGCGGATGGGGAGCATCGTTACATCCTGGCGCCGAACGGCCTGAAGGCGGGCGACAAGGTGATGAGCGGCTCGGGGGTGGAGCCCAAGCTGGGTTACACGATGCCGCTGGCGGAAGTGCCGGTGGGGATGGACGTACACAATATCGAGATGATCGCCGGGCAGGGTGGAAAGCTCGTTCGATCGGCGGGGGGCGCGGCGAAGCTGGCGGCCCGCGAGGCGTTGTGGGCGACGATCATTCTGCCATCCGGGGAAATGCGGCAAGTTCGCGTGGAGTGCCGGGCGACGATCGGCCAGCTCGGCAACGTGGACTACAAGAATATCAGTTGGGGCAAGGCCGGCCGCAGTCGGTTTCGGGGTCGCCGACCACACGTGCGAGGGACGGCGCAGAACCCGGTGGCGCACCCCCTGGGCGGCGGCGAGGGTCGAAGCGGCGGCGGTCGTCATCCGTGCAGCCCGACGGGCGTGTTAGCCAAGGGCGGGCGGACGCGGAATCCGCGGTTGAATTCGAATCGACGGATTTTGCGGCGGCGGAAGAGCCGGCGGTATGGACAGGTGTCGCTGCCGCGGAAGAAGTAA